AACCCAGACGCCGAAGTCACTGACGACCCGGTCGCCGTCGCCAAGGAAAAGAAATTCCACAAAAGCTTCCAAAAAGCGCTCAAAAATGAATTCACCGACCATGGAATGAAATACGGGGCCAAGGACGCCGATCTCAAAGTCGCCTACCTCGTGATGATCCAAAACAATGCCATCACCTTCCACTACAACGACTACTTCGGTCAGGGACGCAATGCCGACAAACTTGCCGATTTCGCCCATCAGAAGGGCGCCATCGAAAGCAAACGCGACGAGTTTTTTGAGCGGGTCATCCTTGTCGTCGATGTCATCGACACCAAAACCAACGAGCTCGTCTTTCGCAACCACTACGCCAAGGACATCGTCGATGTTCCAAGCGATGCCCAGCGCACTCAGCGGATCAATGCCGCAATCAAAGAAACACTCGCTCCCTTCTTCGTCAAAGAGTAGCCACGATCTTCTCTAAACCGACTTATCCATCGACCGCCCATTACTCAATATCATGAAACCACTCTCTATTTTCGGTGCAGCCGCGCTCGCTTTTGCGCTTAGCGCCTGCTCGCCTAGCGTCGACATGCCCAAGGGCACCAGCAAAGGCTACGAATCCGCCCGCCTGGTCAAACGCAACCCCAATTCCTCCATCACGCTGACTTCAAGGGAAAAACAAGCGCACCAATTGATCCAAAATGCCATCAAAGGTCAGTTCACCAGCAATGGAAAAAGCT
The Oceaniferula marina DNA segment above includes these coding regions:
- a CDS encoding DUF4136 domain-containing protein, translated to MKAIQYLTALTLATVLGACSPGVDLPKGTSKGYSSARLIAHNPDAEVTDDPVAVAKEKKFHKSFQKALKNEFTDHGMKYGAKDADLKVAYLVMIQNNAITFHYNDYFGQGRNADKLADFAHQKGAIESKRDEFFERVILVVDVIDTKTNELVFRNHYAKDIVDVPSDAQRTQRINAAIKETLAPFFVKE